A window from Nitrospira sp. ND1 encodes these proteins:
- a CDS encoding NADH-quinone oxidoreductase subunit L: MVAIFPLITIFAPLLGTLLISLFWRDLGDRVARLGIAALWCSALTSLATLAVVLSGDTIQLALIGTPSGTMTYTVMVDRLAAVMMALISLVSLIIHVYSERYMVGDAGYVRFFALLGGLTFVLLSLVSSGNLFWLFVCWHLVTWLLATLLVCNPDSRAARDAGQKTFWVQSFGDAAFAVALLVLYGSYGTWDMTDLFARLQTAPAPLTVWPGLQWECDVPLVVTLLLVLSVMTKSAQFPFHFWLIGTIEAPTPVSALMHAGIVNAGGFLVNRLAPLFGLAPTTLHLMFVIGGITALIGATAMLTQTSVKRRLVYSTMGQMGYMVMECGLGAFALAVFHLCAHGLFKATLFLNSGSVIHKARTEFKLPPVGRADEAHTFSPMTWTTGLVATLVLPLVILLVVHGVVSIPLQDAQGAVIFLFFGWVTTSQAMFTLYRLHTGASWAVSLTMLGTLAFIGLTYLWAGEAFTHLLFPGTGIAESYLRAAEWNRSFFELVIGLAAILIVGAWGMIYGKAKGVSLLMPDWIETMRVRAYVMFLNGLYVEDLVRMIGRVAFRR, encoded by the coding sequence ATGGTCGCGATATTTCCTCTGATTACGATCTTCGCGCCGCTTCTCGGTACGCTCCTGATCAGTTTGTTCTGGCGTGATCTGGGCGACCGGGTTGCACGTCTCGGCATTGCCGCGCTCTGGTGTTCCGCCCTGACCTCGCTTGCCACCCTGGCGGTGGTTCTGTCGGGAGACACGATCCAGCTGGCCCTGATCGGCACGCCATCCGGCACGATGACCTATACGGTCATGGTGGATCGCTTGGCGGCGGTGATGATGGCGCTCATCAGTCTCGTGAGCCTGATTATTCATGTGTACTCCGAACGGTATATGGTCGGCGATGCGGGCTACGTGCGCTTCTTCGCGTTGCTGGGAGGGCTCACGTTTGTGTTGTTGAGCCTGGTCAGCAGCGGCAACCTGTTCTGGCTGTTTGTCTGCTGGCACCTGGTGACCTGGTTATTGGCGACGTTGCTGGTGTGCAACCCCGATAGCCGTGCGGCCAGGGATGCGGGCCAGAAGACCTTTTGGGTCCAGAGTTTCGGCGATGCCGCATTTGCTGTGGCGCTGCTGGTCCTGTACGGATCGTACGGGACCTGGGATATGACTGACCTCTTTGCCCGGTTGCAGACAGCCCCGGCGCCGTTGACGGTCTGGCCGGGCCTGCAATGGGAATGCGATGTGCCTCTCGTCGTGACCCTATTGTTGGTCCTCTCGGTCATGACCAAGTCTGCCCAATTTCCGTTTCATTTCTGGTTGATCGGCACGATTGAAGCGCCGACCCCGGTTTCAGCCCTGATGCACGCGGGAATCGTCAATGCCGGAGGGTTTCTCGTGAACCGGCTGGCGCCTCTGTTCGGTCTCGCGCCGACGACGCTCCATCTGATGTTCGTCATCGGCGGCATTACGGCCTTGATCGGCGCCACGGCGATGCTCACGCAGACCAGCGTGAAGCGCCGGCTCGTCTATTCCACCATGGGTCAGATGGGGTATATGGTCATGGAGTGCGGCTTGGGTGCCTTTGCCCTCGCCGTGTTCCACCTCTGCGCGCATGGCCTGTTCAAGGCCACGCTGTTCCTCAATTCCGGCTCCGTCATTCATAAGGCCCGAACGGAATTTAAACTTCCTCCCGTCGGCCGGGCGGATGAGGCGCATACCTTCTCACCGATGACCTGGACCACCGGGCTAGTCGCGACGTTGGTGCTGCCGCTGGTTATCCTGCTGGTTGTGCATGGCGTGGTCAGTATTCCGTTGCAGGATGCGCAGGGAGCGGTCATTTTCCTGTTCTTCGGGTGGGTGACGACCTCCCAGGCGATGTTTACGTTGTATCGATTGCACACGGGAGCATCCTGGGCCGTGTCGCTGACCATGCTCGGCACCCTGGCGTTTATCGGGCTCACGTACCTGTGGGCAGGCGAGGCATTCACGCATCTCCTGTTTCCGGGCACCGGCATAGCGGAATCCTATCTTCGGGCGGCAGAATGGAATCGCTCGTTCTTCGAGCTGGTGATCGGGCTCGCCGCGATCCTGATTGTCGGCGCCTGGGGAATGATCTATGGGAAAGCCAAAGGCGTCAGCCTCTTGATGCCGGACTGGATCGAGACGATGCGCGTCCGGGCTTACGTGATGTTTCTCAACGGCCTCTATGTTGAGGATCTGGTTCGCATGATCGGTCGGGTCGCCTTTCGCCGGTAG
- a CDS encoding glycine zipper family protein, which produces MKQTILIGVASLLLAGCAGPKLILYPNDHYRQVGADAAESDIKDCMTLAEQAGASPSEGKTAQVATGTVAGGAIGSAAGAVGGAILGHPGRGAMVGAASGATAGFLRGLFRRSPPSGAFTNYVDRCLRDRGYDPTGWQ; this is translated from the coding sequence ATGAAGCAAACGATTCTCATCGGTGTCGCGAGTCTGCTGCTCGCCGGTTGTGCGGGGCCCAAGCTGATTCTCTATCCCAACGATCACTATCGACAGGTCGGCGCCGATGCGGCCGAATCGGATATCAAAGACTGCATGACCTTGGCCGAGCAAGCCGGGGCCTCTCCCAGCGAAGGAAAAACCGCGCAAGTTGCCACCGGCACGGTGGCGGGCGGGGCGATCGGATCGGCCGCCGGTGCGGTGGGCGGAGCGATCCTGGGACATCCGGGGCGTGGAGCCATGGTCGGCGCAGCCAGCGGCGCGACGGCCGGGTTTCTGCGAGGCCTGTTCAGGCGATCGCCGCCGAGCGGGGCGTTTACCAACTATGTGGATCGTTGTCTGCGTGATCGGGGATATGATCCGACAGGCTGGCAATAA
- a CDS encoding SagB/ThcOx family dehydrogenase — MTPEQPSSAISTELLSTDPVDRVIAYHVRTKHHFNRYARSLGYLDWANQPNPFRRFDGTQLVRLPLLKADEEPRSPSYDAIYQPGSVPVQPLTNRTVSRFFELALGLSAWKKAGESEWALRNNPSSGNLHPTEGYVLLPSAEGLDLKPGLYHYAPREHGVELRADCSPAAISRLLAPFPSGAFLFGLTSVHWREAWKYGERAFRYCNHDVGHAIGSARIAAATLGWKMALLDGADQNQTARVLGTHRVDDFSGVEPEHPDCLAVIWPVEAEARASSSSRENQNLPLFLEEAAVTGVAVGPWHGKANELSREHGVHWDVIDQVAEASWKTSLEHPIVSLAGTPIVPPETLHASRTTDDAAAIIRQRRSAVSFDGRTSISAATFFHILQRVMPRVERPQLQRPMPWDVLPWDPAIHLMLFVHRVEGLEAGLYMLARDPNKLPFLQQSMNPELEWTPAPGCPNDLPLFWLLQGDAQRLAAQVSCQQGIAGDSAFSLGMLAEFEGRLRQGGAWWYPRLFWEAGVVGQVLYLEAEAAGVRGTGIGCFFDDPVHEVVGIKDLSIQSLYHFTVGGPVDDQRLMTLPPYHHLQHE; from the coding sequence ATGACTCCTGAACAACCGTCTTCCGCCATCTCCACTGAGCTGCTTTCAACCGATCCGGTCGATCGCGTGATTGCCTATCACGTTCGAACCAAACACCATTTCAATCGATATGCGCGGTCATTGGGGTATCTGGACTGGGCAAACCAGCCCAATCCCTTTCGGCGATTTGACGGGACGCAGTTGGTGCGCTTGCCATTGCTGAAGGCAGACGAGGAGCCACGGTCGCCGTCCTACGACGCCATCTATCAACCGGGGTCTGTTCCTGTGCAGCCGCTGACCAACCGGACCGTTTCACGGTTTTTCGAACTGGCCCTCGGGCTCTCAGCCTGGAAGAAGGCCGGGGAGTCGGAATGGGCCCTGCGGAACAATCCTTCGTCCGGCAATCTCCACCCGACGGAAGGCTACGTCCTTCTGCCGTCGGCCGAGGGGCTCGACCTGAAGCCGGGGCTCTATCACTACGCACCGAGAGAACATGGGGTGGAGTTACGCGCTGACTGTTCGCCGGCCGCCATCTCGCGTCTATTGGCTCCCTTTCCGTCAGGAGCGTTTCTGTTCGGTCTCACCTCAGTCCATTGGCGGGAAGCCTGGAAGTACGGCGAGCGGGCGTTTCGCTACTGCAACCACGATGTCGGCCATGCGATCGGGTCCGCGCGTATTGCGGCGGCGACACTCGGTTGGAAGATGGCGCTGTTGGATGGAGCCGATCAGAACCAGACCGCGAGGGTACTGGGAACCCACCGCGTAGACGATTTCAGCGGGGTGGAGCCGGAACATCCAGATTGTCTCGCGGTGATCTGGCCTGTTGAAGCCGAGGCTCGTGCATCGAGCTCATCGCGTGAGAATCAAAATTTGCCGTTGTTTCTGGAGGAGGCGGCCGTCACCGGTGTGGCTGTGGGGCCGTGGCATGGGAAGGCCAATGAGCTGAGTCGCGAACATGGGGTGCATTGGGACGTCATCGATCAGGTGGCAGAGGCCTCTTGGAAGACCAGCCTGGAGCACCCGATCGTGTCGCTTGCTGGGACCCCCATTGTCCCACCCGAGACGCTTCACGCTTCACGAACGACGGACGACGCAGCGGCGATCATCAGGCAGCGCCGCAGCGCCGTCTCCTTCGATGGCCGCACATCTATTTCAGCCGCCACATTCTTTCACATCCTGCAGCGGGTGATGCCTCGCGTGGAGCGACCGCAATTGCAGCGGCCCATGCCGTGGGATGTCCTGCCTTGGGATCCGGCGATTCATCTCATGCTGTTTGTGCATCGCGTCGAGGGGCTGGAGGCCGGGCTGTATATGCTGGCGCGTGACCCGAACAAGCTGCCGTTTCTGCAGCAATCGATGAATCCCGAATTGGAATGGACCCCGGCACCTGGCTGTCCGAACGATCTTCCGCTGTTCTGGCTGCTGCAGGGGGATGCACAACGTCTGGCGGCGCAAGTCAGTTGCCAACAGGGCATTGCCGGCGATAGTGCCTTTTCGCTCGGGATGCTGGCGGAGTTCGAGGGCCGCTTGCGGCAGGGCGGGGCTTGGTGGTATCCACGCCTGTTCTGGGAGGCCGGCGTGGTCGGGCAGGTGCTTTATCTGGAGGCGGAGGCAGCGGGAGTGCGGGGCACGGGCATTGGCTGCTTTTTCGACGACCCGGTGCATGAGGTCGTGGGCATCAAGGACCTGTCCATTCAATCGCTGTATCACTTTACAGTCGGCGGACCGGTGGACGACCAGCGGCTCATGACGCTTCCTCCCTATCATCACCTCCAGCATGAGTGA
- a CDS encoding VanZ family protein has translation MLIVLVGILPLHNFVGHAHWQYIRWVPTPDQLSSPAILLDLGIDAVANILLFLPFGLLYTLRGLGGKSFSPGHLVLMAFALSFSIEYYQVYCHNRSTSLLDLLDNVLGAYIGMKAGEAYVRRYMARVVEPAA, from the coding sequence ATGCTGATCGTGCTCGTGGGTATCCTCCCGCTGCATAACTTTGTCGGCCACGCGCATTGGCAATACATTCGCTGGGTGCCGACACCGGACCAGCTGAGTTCGCCGGCCATCCTCCTGGATCTCGGCATCGATGCCGTGGCCAACATCCTCCTCTTCCTCCCCTTCGGCCTGCTTTATACCCTGCGCGGATTGGGCGGCAAATCCTTCTCTCCCGGCCACCTTGTGCTGATGGCCTTCGCACTGTCCTTCAGCATCGAGTACTACCAGGTCTATTGTCACAACCGCAGCACATCGCTTCTCGACCTGCTGGACAATGTCCTGGGTGCGTATATCGGGATGAAAGCGGGGGAAGCGTATGTCAGGAGATATATGGCACGAGTGGTGGAACCGGCCGCATAA
- a CDS encoding response regulator, which translates to MATIMVIDDEPSIRGLLREVLERSGHKVVEAKDGREALDLYQKHKADLLIMDLLMPEVDGLEATLQLTREYMDTKIIAMTGAQGDRNFLDIAKLFGAHRTFEKPFDLKEMLNAVEAELAQK; encoded by the coding sequence ATGGCGACCATCATGGTGATCGACGACGAACCATCCATCCGCGGCCTCCTGCGGGAGGTCCTGGAACGATCAGGGCACAAGGTCGTCGAGGCGAAAGATGGGCGGGAGGCGCTGGATCTCTATCAAAAACATAAAGCCGACCTGCTGATCATGGACCTGCTCATGCCGGAGGTCGATGGACTGGAAGCCACCCTGCAACTGACCCGCGAATACATGGACACGAAAATCATCGCGATGACCGGCGCGCAAGGGGACCGGAACTTTCTGGATATCGCGAAACTCTTCGGCGCCCACCGGACCTTCGAAAAACCCTTCGACTTGAAGGAAATGCTGAACGCCGTGGAAGCGGAACTGGCTCAGAAGTAA
- a CDS encoding TolC family protein, protein MIARLVCSLVLAMAAAGPLAGVSVARAEAPRTAAYSLPYILTLAVQHNPTLAGAEGVVKQSQGQQIAAGAYPNPSVSGSAGRGAIRDPSTGTRVTERTFTVEQPLEWTGKRQARQEAADAGAAGATAAFEDTRLTLLADVKVAFYHLLFAQRDADLAAQNVTSVEEVLRTVHARVAAGEATSFDSMKAGVEVQKAKKEVARANSTLLVAKARLNTLTAGSLGKAFSIQGDFESPKTGVNAETLATQALEQHPAVRRLSKLAEQAEHTLRYEREARVPNISLLGSYHREAGDESVTAGLSMPLPLWYRRQGEIQSALGAKHHADAERRRQQNELEQAITQHAQEVRTAQDQLQVFETGLLKQAEQTLTVARTSFRHGAASLLDVLDAQRVYRQTQQEYAQVRADLSIALARLERAVGASL, encoded by the coding sequence ATGATTGCTCGTCTTGTCTGTTCCCTGGTCCTGGCAATGGCTGCCGCCGGCCCCCTCGCGGGCGTTTCCGTAGCCCGGGCTGAAGCGCCACGCACCGCCGCCTATTCCTTGCCGTATATTCTGACGCTGGCGGTGCAACACAACCCCACACTGGCCGGCGCCGAGGGGGTGGTGAAACAAAGCCAGGGCCAACAGATTGCGGCAGGCGCCTATCCGAATCCGTCCGTCTCCGGCAGCGCCGGGCGTGGCGCCATTCGTGACCCGAGCACCGGCACACGCGTGACCGAGCGCACGTTTACGGTGGAACAACCGCTTGAATGGACCGGTAAGCGACAGGCCCGCCAGGAAGCGGCCGATGCCGGAGCAGCCGGGGCGACTGCCGCATTCGAGGACACGCGCCTCACCCTGCTCGCCGACGTGAAAGTGGCCTTCTACCATCTGCTCTTCGCCCAGCGCGATGCGGACCTCGCCGCGCAAAACGTCACCAGTGTGGAGGAAGTCCTGCGGACCGTGCACGCGCGCGTGGCGGCCGGAGAAGCCACCTCCTTCGACAGCATGAAAGCCGGGGTGGAAGTGCAGAAGGCCAAGAAGGAAGTCGCCCGGGCGAACAGTACCCTGTTGGTGGCCAAGGCACGTTTGAATACGCTGACCGCCGGGTCGCTCGGAAAGGCATTCTCCATCCAAGGCGATTTCGAGTCGCCCAAGACGGGGGTGAATGCGGAGACCCTGGCGACGCAAGCCCTGGAACAACATCCGGCGGTCCGCCGCCTGAGCAAGCTGGCGGAACAGGCGGAACATACGCTGCGGTATGAGCGGGAAGCCCGCGTGCCCAACATCAGCCTGCTGGGCAGTTATCACCGGGAGGCGGGTGACGAATCGGTCACCGCCGGACTCAGCATGCCCCTCCCCCTCTGGTACCGGCGGCAGGGAGAAATTCAATCCGCGCTCGGCGCCAAGCACCATGCCGATGCAGAACGCCGGCGGCAACAGAACGAGCTGGAGCAGGCCATCACTCAACATGCGCAGGAAGTCCGCACGGCGCAGGATCAGCTGCAGGTATTTGAAACCGGCTTGTTGAAACAGGCCGAACAGACCCTGACCGTCGCCCGCACGAGTTTTCGGCACGGCGCCGCCAGTTTGTTGGATGTATTAGATGCTCAACGCGTGTACCGGCAAACCCAACAGGAATATGCGCAGGTGCGGGCCGATCTCTCCATTGCGCTGGCCCGGTTGGAGCGGGCAGTGGGAGCTTCGCTATGA
- a CDS encoding efflux RND transporter periplasmic adaptor subunit, protein MSIPAWFTPRQETMIGRCATTGMILTILSVLPGCGEQGAEPPKPPSPVEVAPQAAFTHAIHPPPAVRERLRTESATRRAVPELVTAPGEVALDLKKVAKITSRIGGQVEHIHVQLGDRVKPAQPLAAIGSLQLDQLVEEYLVGKAQADVAENSLRRTEKLRTDDIVPERKLIEDKGHYLETKARYQHVREKLLAMGITKAELAGLERGGHEEGHHYTLTSPIAGTVVAQNAVRGQGVTPGAELFEVVDTSRVWVFANLPIEQARKFKEGDLGTITPKGGEVITAPLTYLAPVADETTRTIQVRFEVENRQGQLKPHEYVEVALTLSGAPTVAVPVSALTTIDKTRGVFLEGPDGYTFAPIDAGRESGGWVEIRTGVKEGNPVVIDGVFDLKNVLLKEQIGSGE, encoded by the coding sequence ATGAGCATCCCCGCCTGGTTCACACCTCGGCAAGAGACGATGATCGGACGCTGCGCAACGACCGGAATGATCCTGACCATCCTCTCTGTTCTCCCCGGATGCGGGGAGCAGGGAGCGGAACCGCCGAAACCGCCCTCGCCCGTCGAGGTGGCGCCGCAAGCCGCCTTCACCCATGCGATTCACCCGCCGCCGGCTGTCCGGGAACGGTTGCGCACCGAGTCCGCCACGCGACGCGCCGTTCCGGAATTGGTGACCGCACCTGGCGAGGTCGCACTCGATTTGAAGAAGGTCGCCAAGATTACCTCCCGCATCGGCGGGCAGGTCGAACATATTCACGTGCAGTTGGGTGACCGGGTCAAGCCCGCTCAACCGCTCGCCGCCATCGGCAGCCTGCAGCTCGATCAGCTCGTGGAAGAATACCTCGTCGGGAAGGCGCAGGCCGACGTGGCGGAAAACAGTCTCCGACGGACCGAGAAGCTGCGCACGGACGACATCGTGCCGGAGCGAAAGCTCATTGAAGACAAGGGGCACTACCTGGAGACGAAGGCACGCTATCAGCACGTCCGCGAAAAACTGCTGGCCATGGGCATCACGAAAGCCGAACTCGCCGGCCTCGAACGCGGCGGCCATGAAGAAGGCCACCACTATACACTGACGTCTCCCATCGCCGGGACAGTGGTGGCCCAGAATGCGGTGCGCGGACAGGGGGTCACACCCGGAGCAGAACTCTTCGAAGTCGTCGATACCAGCCGTGTCTGGGTCTTTGCCAACCTGCCCATCGAACAGGCTAGAAAATTCAAAGAGGGCGACCTGGGCACGATCACGCCGAAAGGCGGCGAGGTGATCACGGCCCCACTGACATATCTGGCGCCGGTCGCAGATGAGACCACGCGCACGATCCAGGTTCGCTTCGAGGTGGAGAACCGGCAGGGACAACTGAAACCGCATGAATATGTGGAGGTGGCGCTCACTCTCTCAGGAGCACCCACGGTGGCGGTTCCTGTGTCTGCTCTCACCACCATCGACAAGACTCGAGGGGTCTTCCTCGAAGGTCCCGACGGGTACACGTTTGCGCCGATCGACGCAGGACGTGAGAGCGGCGGCTGGGTCGAAATTCGAACGGGTGTGAAGGAAGGCAACCCGGTCGTGATTGATGGGGTCTTCGATCTGAAAAACGTGCTGCTGAAAGAACAGATCGGATCGGGCGAGTGA
- a CDS encoding efflux RND transporter permease subunit, which produces MNHLLTFSLRYRFFTLVAIAVVIATGIWSFTNLTIDAVPDLTPVQVQVLTRAPALGPVEVEQFVTFPIEASLNGLPALRELRSVSRYGLSAVTAIFDDQTDISRARQFVTERLAQAMERIPAEYGRPVMGPLTTGLGEVYQFTVKGPGYSPMALRTLLQWDIGMKLRAVPGVVEVNIWGGEPQQFHVIVDPSKLLSFKLTMKQIFDALQRNNAIAGGGYIEHQREQLLIRGEALATQVSDLARIVVAHGSGGVPVYIADVAEVKEGSGLRIGAATAMGEGETVIGMVQMLAGENAQQVVTRVKARVQEIQATLPSGVTIEPYYDRTIFVSKVMTTVRNNLLEGGLLVVAVLFLFLGDLRAGLIVASAIPLAMLIAFTGMMQAGLSGNLMSLGAIDFGLLVDGSVVMIDNILRRLADKPVRNRDERLATVLAAGREVLRPMTLAVSIIILVYVPILALTGIEGKMFRPMAFTVIMALAGSLLLAVTVTPLLSYWFVRTGANRQETLVIRGLRGAYAPWLKWAVARPVWPVSIAIILFIISLGAGTRLGIEFVPRLEEGDLALQVWRLPSISLTESVATALEIERVLRRFPEVTQVVTRTGSPEVATDVMGVELSDVFIILKPQQEWVTAGTRDGLIEAMKRRIEEQVPGVGLGFTQPIEMRFNELIAGVRSDLAVKIFGPDLDILKQQAERAARALQAVPGAADVKVEQVAGLPLLRVIVDRAAIARYGLTADEVLTLIQSTRVGTVVGTVVQGSRRFELVVRLADRVSQDPASLGNLLIPTMHGELVPLSRVTSITVDSGPAQVSREHVQRRIVVECNIRGRDLGGFVAEARQAVARVVTLPAGYEMRWGGQFEHLQEATRRLTLVVPVTLLLILGMLSVIFGAMRPALLIFLNVPLALSGGILALWLRGLPLSISAIIGFIALFGIAVLNAVVLVSHIRRLEAEGASTGEAVVQGAMDRLRPVLMTALVASLGFLPMALATSMGAEVQRPLATVVIGGLLTSTALTLLVIPALYPYWVRDETMRPRPLTDQADMNETGA; this is translated from the coding sequence ATGAACCACCTGCTGACATTTTCGCTCCGCTATCGATTTTTTACTCTGGTGGCGATCGCCGTCGTAATTGCCACGGGCATCTGGTCCTTTACGAACCTCACCATCGACGCCGTCCCCGACCTCACACCGGTGCAAGTCCAAGTTCTCACCCGCGCTCCTGCCTTGGGCCCGGTAGAAGTCGAGCAGTTTGTGACGTTCCCCATCGAGGCGTCCTTGAACGGCTTGCCGGCATTGCGGGAGCTGCGTTCCGTTTCACGTTACGGACTCTCCGCCGTGACAGCGATCTTCGACGACCAGACCGACATTTCCCGGGCCAGACAGTTCGTGACCGAACGGTTGGCGCAGGCCATGGAGCGCATCCCTGCGGAATATGGCCGTCCGGTCATGGGCCCCTTAACCACCGGGTTGGGCGAAGTGTATCAGTTCACGGTCAAAGGACCTGGCTATAGTCCCATGGCCCTGCGAACGCTGTTGCAGTGGGACATCGGGATGAAATTACGCGCTGTGCCCGGCGTGGTCGAGGTCAATATCTGGGGAGGCGAGCCACAACAGTTCCACGTCATCGTGGATCCGTCGAAGCTTCTTTCCTTCAAGTTGACCATGAAGCAGATCTTCGACGCGCTGCAACGGAACAATGCGATCGCCGGCGGTGGATATATCGAACATCAGCGTGAGCAACTGCTCATTCGAGGGGAAGCGCTCGCCACACAGGTGAGCGACCTGGCCCGGATCGTCGTGGCCCACGGATCGGGCGGTGTGCCCGTCTACATTGCCGACGTGGCCGAGGTAAAAGAAGGCTCAGGACTCCGGATCGGCGCAGCTACGGCCATGGGCGAAGGCGAGACGGTCATCGGAATGGTACAGATGCTCGCGGGTGAAAACGCCCAACAGGTCGTGACCCGCGTGAAAGCACGCGTGCAGGAAATCCAGGCGACCCTGCCCTCCGGTGTCACCATCGAACCCTACTACGATCGCACGATTTTTGTGTCCAAGGTCATGACGACCGTGCGCAATAACCTGCTTGAAGGCGGCCTGCTGGTCGTCGCCGTGCTGTTTCTCTTTCTCGGCGACCTGCGGGCCGGACTGATCGTCGCGTCGGCCATTCCTCTCGCCATGCTGATCGCCTTCACCGGCATGATGCAGGCCGGGCTCTCGGGCAATTTAATGAGCCTGGGCGCCATCGACTTCGGGTTATTGGTCGACGGCTCCGTGGTCATGATCGACAACATCCTGCGCCGACTAGCGGACAAGCCGGTGCGTAACCGGGACGAGCGCCTCGCGACCGTGCTGGCGGCCGGACGGGAAGTCCTGCGTCCCATGACCCTGGCCGTGAGCATCATCATTCTGGTGTATGTGCCAATCCTGGCCCTGACCGGTATCGAGGGCAAGATGTTCCGTCCAATGGCGTTCACCGTGATCATGGCCCTGGCCGGCTCCCTGCTCCTCGCAGTCACCGTGACGCCGCTGCTGTCGTACTGGTTCGTACGGACCGGAGCGAACCGGCAAGAAACCCTGGTCATTCGCGGCCTGAGAGGCGCCTATGCCCCTTGGCTCAAATGGGCCGTGGCGCGGCCTGTCTGGCCGGTCTCGATTGCCATCATCTTGTTTATCATCAGCCTGGGGGCAGGAACCAGGCTCGGCATCGAGTTCGTGCCCAGGCTGGAAGAAGGCGACCTTGCGCTGCAAGTGTGGCGGTTGCCCAGCATCTCGCTGACCGAATCGGTGGCCACTGCACTCGAGATCGAGCGGGTGCTCCGCCGTTTTCCCGAGGTCACTCAGGTGGTCACGCGCACGGGCAGCCCCGAAGTGGCAACAGATGTGATGGGCGTCGAACTTTCCGATGTCTTCATCATCCTCAAGCCTCAACAGGAATGGGTGACAGCCGGGACTCGCGACGGCTTGATCGAAGCCATGAAACGACGCATCGAGGAACAGGTACCCGGTGTCGGCCTCGGATTCACCCAACCGATCGAAATGCGTTTCAATGAGTTGATCGCCGGCGTGCGATCGGATCTGGCCGTCAAGATTTTCGGCCCCGACCTGGACATTCTCAAGCAGCAAGCTGAACGCGCGGCGCGCGCGCTCCAAGCCGTACCGGGCGCGGCAGACGTCAAGGTCGAACAGGTCGCAGGGCTCCCGCTGCTGCGTGTCATCGTGGATCGCGCAGCAATCGCCCGATACGGGCTCACCGCCGACGAAGTGCTCACGCTCATTCAATCGACCCGGGTGGGAACGGTCGTCGGCACCGTCGTGCAGGGCTCCCGTCGATTCGAGCTGGTCGTGCGGTTGGCCGACCGGGTGTCGCAGGATCCGGCGTCGTTGGGCAACCTGCTGATCCCGACTATGCATGGCGAACTGGTACCCCTCTCGCGTGTGACGAGCATCACAGTGGATTCAGGCCCGGCGCAGGTCAGCCGTGAACATGTGCAACGGCGGATCGTCGTGGAGTGCAACATTAGAGGACGGGATCTAGGTGGGTTTGTGGCCGAGGCCCGACAGGCCGTCGCCCGGGTAGTCACCCTGCCCGCCGGATACGAGATGCGCTGGGGCGGGCAATTCGAACACCTGCAGGAGGCCACTCGCCGTCTGACCCTGGTGGTGCCGGTCACGCTGCTGCTGATCCTCGGGATGTTGTCGGTGATCTTCGGCGCAATGCGGCCTGCCCTGCTGATCTTTCTCAATGTGCCGCTGGCGCTGTCAGGCGGCATTCTGGCGCTGTGGCTCCGGGGGTTGCCGCTCAGCATCTCGGCCATCATCGGGTTTATCGCGCTCTTCGGAATTGCCGTGCTCAACGCAGTCGTCCTGGTGAGCCATATCCGCCGGCTGGAAGCGGAGGGCGCATCGACCGGCGAGGCGGTTGTCCAAGGGGCCATGGATCGACTCCGCCCGGTACTGATGACGGCCCTGGTGGCGAGCCTGGGATTTCTCCCCATGGCCTTGGCGACCAGCATGGGCGCGGAAGTGCAACGCCCACTGGCGACAGTAGTGATCGGAGGCCTCCTGACCTCGACAGCCTTGACCTTGTTGGTCATTCCGGCCCTGTATCCCTACTGGGTGCGTGACGAGACCATGAGGCCGCGGCCCCTTACCGACCAGGCAGACATGAACGAAACCGGCGCGTAA